From a region of the Impatiens glandulifera chromosome 4, dImpGla2.1, whole genome shotgun sequence genome:
- the LOC124935505 gene encoding NAC domain-containing protein 83-like has translation MNSHAHYDLPTLLLSFSSSVLKMDCLLNNGGLISEPGFRFHPTDEELVLHYLYRKVMSFPLPPYFIPEINVCQFDPWLLPGDPEKKRYFFSKHEPNYSNSNRSNMAAGNGFWKATGVEEQIDVFSNQFRIVGMKKTHVFYVGKSPNGSKTEWFMDEYRLADFPLENWVLCKIFVKKNYRKKIAVEAAPAPAPELDSNGTVPENTY, from the exons ATGAACTCCCATGCTCACTATGATCTCCCAacccttcttctttctttctcttcatCTGTTCTGAAAATGGATTGTCTTCTCAACAATGGCGGTCTCATTTCTGAACCTGGTTTTCGTTTTCACCCAACCGATGAAGAACTCGTTCTTCATTACCTCTACAGAAAGGTCATGTCTTTCCCATTACCCCCTTACTTTATACCCGAAATCAACGTCTGCCAATTCGATCCCTGGCTTCTACCAG GTGATCCCGAGAAGAAGAGGTATTTCTTCAGCAAACATGAACCCAACTACTCAAATTCAAACAGGTCAAACATGGCCGCCGGTAACGGCTTCTGGAAAGCAACCGGAGTCGAAGAGCAAATCGATGTCTTTTCTAATCAATTTCGGATTGTGGGTATGAAGAAAACTCATGTCTTTTACGTTGGGAAATCTCCCAACGGTTCCAAGACTGAGTGGTTCATGGACGAATATCGCCTAGCTGATTTCCCATTGGAGAATTGGGTTTTGTGCAAAATCTTTGTGAAGAAGAATTACAGGAAGAAGATAGCGGTGGAGGCAgcgccggcgccggcgccggaACTTGATTCGAATGGAACTGTGCCGGAAAATACCTACTAA